One genomic window of Anaerofustis stercorihominis DSM 17244 includes the following:
- a CDS encoding flavodoxin family protein: MNKKVLIISTSLRKNSNSQILAEEFKKGAVEAENEVEIISLKDKKINFCIGCLACQKTQKCIINDEVKEIIDKMLTSDVIVFSTPIYFYEMSGQMKVLLDRSNPLFPSDYSFRDIYLLAASADTDKRSMDGALKGLQGWIDCFEKASLKGVIKGTGADESSSISALSDILKSAYDMGKNV, translated from the coding sequence ATGAATAAAAAAGTTTTGATTATTTCAACAAGCCTCAGAAAAAACAGTAATTCACAAATCCTTGCAGAGGAATTCAAGAAAGGTGCGGTTGAAGCAGAAAATGAGGTTGAAATAATAAGCTTAAAAGATAAGAAAATAAATTTTTGCATAGGTTGTTTAGCCTGTCAAAAAACTCAAAAATGTATAATCAATGATGAGGTTAAGGAAATAATAGATAAAATGTTAACGTCAGATGTAATTGTCTTTTCAACACCTATATATTTCTATGAAATGTCGGGACAAATGAAAGTATTGCTTGACAGGTCTAATCCTTTGTTCCCCTCAGACTATTCATTTAGAGACATATACTTATTGGCTGCTTCGGCAGACACGGACAAAAGGTCAATGGACGGGGCGTTAAAAGGATTACAAGGCTGGATCGACTGCTTTGAAAAAGCAAGTCTAAAAGGTGTCATTAAAGGTACGGGGGCAGACGAATCCTCAAGTATCAGTGCTTTATCCGATATTCTTAAATCAGCATATGATATGGGTAAAAATGTTTAA
- a CDS encoding DEAD/DEAH box helicase — MNKTTFSELEINLDINRVLDEMGFTNPTDIQNKAIPAIRSGVDVIGKSQTGTGKTIAFAIPAIEKIDIEQEKPTAQVLIICPTRELAQQGYAEIKKLTKYMPEIKVVDIYGGVSMERQISKLKKAHIVIGTPGRIKDHLKRRTLKLQNIKMVVLDEADEMLSMGFKEDIDTILKTAPDTRQTVLFSATMPPAIMNIIDTFLKNPLLIQIDKEQVTVNKIAQNYIDVPKGKKKEVLNLLLHYYGSKLTIIFCNTKRMVDDLTKFLRKNGFSAECLHGDIRQNERSRVMSNFKNAKTPILVATDVAARGIDVKDVEYVINYDIPQNSEYYIHRIGRTARGGKTGTSITMTNNRKQVTDLKMILKETNSKIKKLDIPTKNDINSKNSKDNMSVIISALKRENNSHDEMISDLKDLGYSENQIAKAALNLYFGETKENIVKIEDISINKETKRYNDGNKNNARRKKQKSYGNKSLKDDLIFYENNRRTSSSKNSNRNKKRTNGNYKNKRANQSC, encoded by the coding sequence ATGAACAAAACTACATTTTCTGAGCTCGAAATAAACTTAGATATAAATCGAGTATTAGATGAAATGGGATTTACAAATCCCACAGATATCCAAAATAAAGCGATCCCCGCAATAAGAAGTGGAGTTGATGTTATAGGAAAATCACAGACAGGAACAGGAAAAACAATAGCATTTGCAATTCCTGCCATTGAAAAAATAGACATAGAACAAGAAAAACCAACCGCACAGGTTTTGATAATCTGTCCTACAAGAGAATTGGCACAGCAAGGATATGCAGAAATAAAGAAACTTACCAAATATATGCCTGAAATAAAAGTCGTAGATATATACGGCGGTGTATCAATGGAAAGACAAATTTCAAAACTTAAAAAAGCTCATATCGTAATCGGTACACCCGGAAGGATCAAAGATCATCTTAAAAGACGTACTTTAAAACTACAAAACATAAAAATGGTCGTACTTGATGAAGCAGACGAAATGTTAAGCATGGGTTTCAAAGAAGATATAGATACGATTTTAAAAACCGCACCGGACACAAGACAGACTGTACTGTTTTCCGCAACAATGCCGCCTGCAATAATGAATATCATAGATACATTCTTAAAAAATCCATTACTTATTCAAATCGATAAGGAACAAGTGACAGTAAATAAAATAGCTCAAAATTATATAGATGTACCAAAAGGAAAGAAAAAAGAAGTATTAAATCTTCTCCTTCACTACTACGGTTCGAAGCTTACAATCATTTTCTGCAATACAAAGCGTATGGTAGACGACCTTACAAAGTTCCTTCGTAAAAATGGATTTAGTGCAGAATGTCTTCATGGTGATATAAGACAAAACGAAAGAAGCAGAGTAATGTCTAATTTCAAAAATGCAAAAACTCCAATACTGGTTGCGACAGATGTTGCGGCAAGAGGAATAGATGTAAAAGACGTTGAATATGTTATAAATTATGACATACCTCAAAATTCCGAATACTATATCCATAGAATAGGAAGGACCGCAAGAGGCGGAAAAACAGGAACTTCTATTACAATGACAAATAATAGAAAACAAGTTACCGACCTTAAAATGATATTAAAAGAAACCAACTCAAAAATCAAAAAGTTAGATATACCTACAAAGAACGATATAAACTCAAAGAATTCTAAAGACAATATGTCAGTTATAATAAGCGCACTTAAAAGAGAAAATAATTCACACGATGAAATGATATCTGACTTAAAAGACTTGGGATACAGTGAAAACCAAATAGCAAAAGCTGCCTTAAACTTATACTTTGGCGAAACAAAAGAAAATATCGTAAAGATCGAAGATATTTCCATAAACAAAGAAACAAAAAGATATAACGACGGTAATAAAAATAATGCAAGAAGAAAAAAACAAAAATCATATGGAAACAAGTCTTTAAAAGATGATTTAATATTCTATGAAAATAACAGAAGAACATCATCAAGTAAAAATTCAAACAGGAATAAGAAAAGAACAAACGGAAATTATAAAAATAAAAGAGCCAATCAAAGTTGTTAA
- a CDS encoding radical SAM protein: MNYQGIVYRPPSEAGSLIVQVTIGCSQNGCTFCSMYKDKNFHIRNIDEILTDFKEARELYKNISKIFLADGDALICKADMLIKILDFIKEYFPECKQISCYASAKSILLKSEEELKTLKDKGLKMVYLGLESGSDKILKRVKKGVTSKEMIEAANKIHNAGIMLSVTAISGLGGYELWEEHAVETGKTLSKMNPQYIGLLTLMIEPGVPLENEIKKGTFKVMDPYDILKETKLLIENLNCDNAVFRANHASNYVNLKGTLNKDKKELINKLNAALEGKEYIKEEYMRGL; the protein is encoded by the coding sequence ATGAATTATCAAGGAATAGTATACAGACCTCCCAGCGAAGCGGGAAGTTTGATAGTACAGGTAACTATAGGCTGCAGTCAAAATGGATGTACATTTTGCAGTATGTACAAAGATAAAAATTTTCATATTAGAAATATAGATGAAATTTTAACAGATTTTAAAGAAGCAAGAGAATTATATAAAAATATAAGTAAAATATTTTTAGCGGACGGAGATGCACTGATATGCAAAGCTGATATGCTTATAAAAATACTGGATTTTATAAAAGAATATTTCCCTGAATGTAAACAAATCTCTTGCTATGCTTCAGCAAAAAGTATACTCTTAAAATCCGAAGAAGAGCTAAAAACACTTAAGGATAAAGGACTGAAAATGGTTTATCTGGGGCTTGAATCCGGAAGCGACAAGATACTTAAAAGAGTAAAAAAAGGTGTCACGTCAAAAGAAATGATCGAGGCCGCAAATAAAATCCATAATGCAGGTATCATGTTATCCGTCACTGCTATATCGGGACTTGGAGGATATGAATTATGGGAAGAACATGCAGTAGAAACAGGAAAAACTTTATCAAAAATGAACCCACAATATATAGGACTTCTTACTTTGATGATAGAACCGGGAGTACCTTTAGAGAATGAAATAAAAAAAGGTACGTTTAAAGTAATGGATCCATATGACATCTTAAAAGAAACAAAATTGCTCATTGAAAATCTAAATTGTGATAATGCAGTATTCAGAGCAAACCACGCTTCCAATTACGTAAATTTAAAGGGAACTTTAAATAAAGATAAAAAAGAACTTATTAATAAATTAAATGCCGCACTGGAAGGAAAAGAATATATAAAAGAAGAATATATGAGAGGACTGTAA
- a CDS encoding DUF4300 family protein gives MRKKYLKSIAAALALICAVSILSVPKNDVRAKSKPITYSNMLSKTAQTKVSKILIKNKVSKKQTVKYFKWVNDLYKRSSKLKAKEFIKTDGKAVNYDNFTFKSKKLKNGDFAPEVNCRMSAFLLYKI, from the coding sequence ATGAGGAAAAAATATTTAAAAAGTATCGCCGCTGCATTGGCTTTAATTTGTGCGGTAAGTATTTTATCAGTGCCGAAAAATGATGTCCGAGCTAAAAGCAAGCCTATTACTTACTCTAATATGTTAAGTAAAACTGCACAAACTAAAGTATCTAAAATATTAATCAAAAACAAGGTATCCAAAAAGCAAACAGTTAAATATTTTAAGTGGGTAAATGATTTATATAAACGTTCATCTAAGCTTAAAGCAAAAGAATTTATAAAAACGGACGGTAAAGCCGTAAATTATGATAACTTTACATTTAAATCAAAGAAACTAAAAAACGGAGATTTTGCTCCAGAGGTAAACTGCAGGATGAGTGCATTCTTATTATATAAAATTTGA
- a CDS encoding DJ-1/PfpI family protein: MKVCMIITDGFEEIEAIGTFAILRRGSVDVDVYSLLDKDATGRFGITCTNLKPFSQIKEEDYEALILPGGPEYVAIEASTKVQNLIKSFSKKDKYMCAICAGPTILGRAGYLKNKNYTCFTSMNEDFGGTYIDKYVVTDGKIITGRSAAATIDFGFAILKELMGEKAEKETKEEIYY, from the coding sequence ATGAAAGTTTGTATGATAATAACAGACGGATTTGAAGAAATAGAAGCTATAGGAACATTCGCCATTCTAAGAAGAGGCAGCGTAGACGTAGATGTATATTCACTTCTCGATAAAGATGCGACAGGCAGATTTGGGATCACATGCACTAATCTAAAACCATTTTCCCAAATAAAAGAAGAAGACTATGAAGCATTGATACTTCCGGGAGGTCCCGAATACGTTGCTATAGAGGCAAGTACTAAAGTACAAAATTTAATCAAGTCGTTCAGTAAAAAAGATAAATATATGTGTGCAATTTGCGCAGGTCCTACAATACTCGGAAGAGCAGGATACCTTAAAAATAAAAATTATACCTGCTTCACTTCAATGAACGAAGATTTCGGAGGGACATATATAGATAAGTACGTGGTTACGGACGGTAAAATCATTACGGGAAGAAGTGCCGCGGCTACCATCGACTTTGGATTTGCTATCTTAAAAGAGCTAATGGGCGAAAAAGCAGAAAAAGAAACAAAAGAAGAAATATATTACTAA
- a CDS encoding sugar O-acetyltransferase, protein MDLEKFLEHVNDELPIPKASNTHEYMIKLSNEAMKITTKLNNSYNTPREIRELFSELTGKPVDDSFGMFPPFYTDCGKNITIGKNVFINSGCCFQDQGGITIGDGAFIGHNVVIATLNHDFNPKERSTTHPSKVVIGKNVWIGANATIVPGVTIGDNSVIAAGAVVTKDVPQNVIEGGVPAKVIKSIDKK, encoded by the coding sequence AACACGTAAATGACGAGTTACCCATACCGAAGGCCTCCAATACTCATGAATATATGATAAAACTTAGTAACGAAGCCATGAAAATCACAACAAAGCTAAACAATTCTTACAATACACCTAGAGAAATTCGTGAACTGTTTTCCGAGCTTACAGGTAAACCCGTGGACGACAGCTTCGGAATGTTCCCGCCTTTCTACACAGACTGCGGGAAAAATATAACCATCGGTAAAAATGTCTTCATAAATTCAGGCTGCTGCTTTCAGGACCAAGGAGGTATCACGATCGGTGACGGAGCCTTTATTGGGCATAATGTAGTAATAGCCACACTTAATCATGATTTTAATCCCAAAGAAAGAAGCACCACACATCCGTCTAAAGTTGTAATAGGAAAAAATGTATGGATAGGTGCTAATGCGACAATCGTTCCCGGAGTAACCATAGGAGATAATTCGGTAATAGCCGCAGGTGCGGTAGTCACCAAAGACGTTCCGCAAAATGTTATTGAAGGCGGAGTTCCCGCAAAAGTCATTAAGAGTATAGATAAAAAATAA
- a CDS encoding DUF4300 family protein: MMFDVDAIENAPQFKMTKSDKKKYTILFNSVNVKGTKTLKQHKQKILKSFKSKNIKFKKSNISLISLYMHSPSDNLRFIGHTGVLIKNNKSLLFLEKFGPEAPYQITKFNSKKQLINYLLSRNDIYGDKTELSPIITQNDKIIYGGK; this comes from the coding sequence ATGATGTTCGATGTAGATGCGATAGAAAACGCTCCGCAGTTTAAAATGACCAAAAGTGATAAGAAAAAATATACTATATTGTTTAATTCCGTTAATGTAAAAGGAACAAAAACATTAAAACAGCACAAACAAAAAATACTTAAATCATTCAAATCAAAGAATATCAAGTTCAAGAAAAGTAATATATCTCTTATATCACTATACATGCATTCCCCTTCTGATAATCTAAGGTTTATTGGACATACGGGAGTACTTATAAAAAACAATAAAAGTTTACTGTTCTTGGAAAAGTTCGGACCGGAAGCACCTTATCAAATAACTAAGTTCAATAGCAAAAAGCAGCTTATAAATTATTTACTGTCGAGGAATGATATTTACGGAGATAAAACAGAACTCTCCCCTATCATTACTCAAAACGATAAAATAATCTACGGCGGGAAATAA
- a CDS encoding pyridoxamine 5'-phosphate oxidase family protein, with translation MRDKIKTVGNLIDKASVAFIASIDEDGFPNMKAMLVPRIRQDIKTFYFTTNTSSMRVRQYLKNDKASIYFYDKRFFRGVMLVGNMEVFTDKDSKELIWREGDEMYYPKGVTDEDYAVLRFTAFKGRYYRNFSSEDFNIE, from the coding sequence ATGAGAGATAAGATAAAGACGGTAGGTAATTTGATAGATAAAGCAAGTGTGGCATTTATAGCAAGTATAGATGAAGATGGTTTCCCGAATATGAAAGCTATGCTGGTTCCGAGGATAAGACAAGACATTAAGACATTTTATTTTACTACAAATACTTCATCAATGAGAGTCAGACAATATCTGAAAAATGATAAGGCAAGTATTTATTTTTATGATAAAAGGTTTTTCAGAGGAGTTATGCTTGTAGGGAATATGGAAGTTTTTACAGATAAGGACAGTAAAGAACTGATATGGCGTGAGGGAGATGAAATGTATTATCCGAAAGGTGTTACAGACGAAGATTATGCGGTCTTAAGATTTACTGCATTTAAGGGTCGTTATTATAGAAATTTTTCAAGCGAAGATTTTAATATCGAATAA
- a CDS encoding GH25 family lysozyme has product MKKILSFILSLMFIMSIVVTPIAASEKNTNANTKTVKTAVDDPEQFRAKGNISKDFYGGGSMKSTMSTKTKSNFTGKTYTHNSKFDGSVIVNGIDVSVWNNNINWTKVKNAGIKYVFIRVAARGYGKSGTIFDDSMFVKNINGAKAAGIKVGVYFFSQAITKAEARQEANYTLNKIKGYKMDLPVVMDYEYSGGSSGRLTQAKLSKTAATNICMEFLNTIKAAGYTPMLYANYSMLNYSLNKETIDAKYAVWLAHYSTSTSYNGDYTFWQYSSDGKVSGISGRVDMNFWYSAKTLKYLGNSDSKIKMSWTKISNADGYIIYRYNPTSKKYEQIKNIKNNVTTTWTNTKLKSATTYYYKIRSYTLENEKYNYGKMSEQLKVTTDPKKVKTLKVTTSTTKKINLSWSKITGASGYRLYKYSPKKKRYVHYKTLKTNKYQDKKVSKNKTYKYKVRAYRTLNGSLYFGGYSPTLKAKAVKKTLVSMKADGIIKASKVYVRQNAGTNYKKVTKVSKNKKVKVTGYKKDKKGKKWYRISFTKGKKKYSGYISSKYIKIVK; this is encoded by the coding sequence ATGAAAAAAATACTATCATTTATCTTGTCATTGATGTTTATAATGAGCATAGTGGTTACTCCCATAGCTGCAAGCGAAAAAAACACTAATGCAAACACCAAAACAGTAAAAACAGCAGTTGACGACCCGGAACAATTCAGAGCAAAGGGAAATATTTCAAAGGACTTTTATGGCGGTGGTTCTATGAAAAGTACAATGAGTACGAAAACCAAAAGTAACTTTACCGGCAAAACATACACTCATAACAGTAAGTTTGACGGCAGTGTGATTGTAAATGGTATTGATGTATCTGTTTGGAATAATAATATAAACTGGACCAAAGTAAAAAATGCGGGTATAAAGTATGTATTTATTAGAGTTGCCGCAAGAGGATACGGTAAAAGCGGAACTATTTTTGATGACAGCATGTTTGTAAAAAATATAAACGGAGCAAAAGCGGCAGGCATAAAAGTGGGTGTTTATTTCTTTTCACAGGCTATAACAAAAGCAGAAGCAAGACAGGAAGCAAATTATACATTAAATAAAATAAAAGGATATAAAATGGACCTTCCTGTAGTAATGGACTATGAATACTCTGGAGGATCTTCCGGAAGACTCACCCAAGCAAAACTATCTAAAACAGCTGCAACAAATATCTGCATGGAATTTTTAAATACGATAAAAGCCGCAGGATATACTCCAATGTTATATGCAAACTACAGTATGTTAAATTACAGTTTAAATAAAGAAACTATAGACGCAAAATATGCTGTGTGGCTCGCTCATTACAGCACAAGTACTTCTTATAACGGAGATTATACATTTTGGCAGTATTCATCCGACGGAAAAGTAAGCGGTATCTCTGGAAGAGTGGACATGAATTTCTGGTACTCTGCAAAAACACTTAAATATTTGGGGAATAGCGATAGTAAAATAAAAATGTCTTGGACTAAAATATCCAATGCAGACGGCTATATAATTTACAGATATAATCCTACATCCAAGAAATATGAACAAATTAAAAATATAAAAAACAATGTAACGACAACTTGGACTAATACAAAACTAAAATCTGCAACGACATACTATTATAAAATAAGAAGCTATACACTTGAAAACGAAAAGTACAACTATGGAAAGATGTCTGAACAATTAAAAGTTACTACTGACCCTAAAAAAGTAAAAACATTAAAAGTTACTACATCTACAACAAAAAAAATCAATTTATCATGGTCTAAAATAACAGGAGCAAGCGGATATAGACTGTATAAATATTCACCAAAGAAAAAAAGATATGTACATTATAAAACACTTAAAACTAATAAATATCAAGATAAAAAAGTATCTAAAAATAAAACCTATAAATATAAAGTAAGAGCTTATAGAACTTTAAATGGATCTTTATATTTTGGAGGTTATTCACCTACATTAAAAGCTAAAGCAGTTAAAAAGACATTGGTATCAATGAAGGCTGATGGGATTATCAAAGCTTCAAAAGTTTATGTAAGGCAAAATGCAGGTACTAACTATAAAAAAGTTACTAAAGTTTCTAAAAACAAAAAGGTAAAAGTAACGGGATATAAAAAGGATAAAAAAGGAAAGAAATGGTATAGGATTTCTTTTACAAAAGGGAAGAAAAAATACAGCGGTTATATAAGCAGTAAATATATAAAAATAGTAAAATAA